In Terriglobia bacterium, a single genomic region encodes these proteins:
- a CDS encoding cytochrome C oxidase subunit IV family protein, whose product MTETTHTPSDLVAHPTVGHVVPFKVLAGVWLTLLAATVITVAVAGVDLGTFNLEIAMAIAGAKATLVVLYFMHMRYDRPIHAIVFVAALLFFALFVSIALLDSHAYAPDLIPDYAPGLLK is encoded by the coding sequence ATGACCGAGACGACGCATACGCCTAGTGACCTGGTCGCCCACCCGACCGTGGGGCACGTGGTGCCGTTCAAGGTGCTGGCTGGGGTATGGCTGACCCTGCTCGCGGCGACCGTGATCACGGTGGCCGTGGCCGGCGTGGATCTCGGCACCTTCAACCTGGAGATCGCGATGGCGATCGCAGGCGCGAAGGCCACGCTCGTGGTGCTGTACTTCATGCACATGCGCTACGACCGGCCGATCCACGCGATCGTCTTCGTTGCCGCCCTTCTGTTCTTCGCCCTCTTCGTCTCGATCGCGCTGCTCGACTCCCACGCCTACGCCCCCGATCTCATCCCCGACTACGCCCCTGGGCTCCTGAAATGA
- a CDS encoding cytochrome c oxidase subunit 3, giving the protein MPLGTGLLGMKLLVLALSMLFAASIFGYLVIRSRAPVWPPPGVPRLPSALWISTLIIVISSFTMQGAVRAARRNRQAALRAGMVLTTLLGAAFLVSQTLNWFALVAANLTARTNLYGFTFYMLTGLHAAHVVGGLVPLAIVTARAWAGRYTAVAHAGVAYCAVYWHFLAAVWIVMFGILVVF; this is encoded by the coding sequence GTGCCGCTCGGGACCGGCCTTCTCGGGATGAAGCTCCTGGTCCTCGCGCTGTCCATGCTCTTCGCCGCCTCGATCTTCGGGTATCTCGTGATCCGCAGCCGGGCCCCGGTGTGGCCTCCGCCAGGGGTGCCGCGCCTGCCCTCGGCGTTGTGGATCAGCACACTCATCATCGTGATCTCGAGCTTCACGATGCAGGGCGCCGTCAGGGCAGCTCGACGGAACCGCCAGGCCGCCCTGCGAGCCGGCATGGTGCTCACAACGCTGCTCGGGGCCGCTTTCCTCGTCTCGCAGACGCTCAACTGGTTCGCACTCGTCGCCGCCAACCTCACCGCTAGAACCAACCTCTACGGCTTCACCTTCTACATGCTCACAGGCCTGCACGCGGCCCACGTCGTCGGCGGGTTGGTCCCGCTCGCGATCGTGACCGCGCGCGCGTGGGCCGGGCGATACACGGCCGTGGCTCATGCGGGAGTCGCGTACTGTGCGGTGTACTGGCACTTCCTGGCGGCGGTTTGGATCGTGATGTTCGGGATCCTGGTCGTCTTCTAG